TCTAAAGGACTGTAGGCCCCCGCTCCCCCTCGCTCAAGAGAGGGGATGGCTGTAGGGGAGCTGTTTAGGGGGCCAGACTGACACCCAGGACCCACACAGGAGTTCAGCTTGTCCAGTGATCATTGGGATGGGAGAGCTTTTGGTGAGAGATGTGTACAGGCTgcctgtcattttaaaaacttttttctcTAACGCTTTGTTCCTCCTGTTAAAATCAATaatgttaaaatcaataaaaCATGATCCCCATGTGCCcctggccacagcctcctggagggaagaactgcaggtgccTGAACCCCATTGGACCTGCAAGGTAAGTACAGTTGTTACACAGGCTGCTCTAGCCCAGGGCCTACCCTGAGAGTAGAACTGCAGGATcccaccccaggagaggggaaggcCCAAGAGGGAGATGCAGCCAGCCCTGTGACCATGATGTAAGTCACATCTAGGGAAATCAAATCTGTGCAGACATGGAGATCTTCTACTGCAGGCTGCCCTGCAGTGTCCGTGGGCCTCTCTCCTAGCCCCAGCGCATCGCACTCACCGCGCCGGTCACGCTACCAGTGCAGGTTGGTTCCTGTGTTCTGCTGGCTCCACTTTGCAAAGGCTTCTCCCCTGTCACTGCACCCATGCTCGGGGAGATTCGGCCAAACCACTCAGGACTACTTGTGGCAGCTTCGCCTCCTTTGTCATTACAGAGGGGAACAAACCCTGCAGGAAAAGAGGGAGGGGGatctgcaggggaggggatgcTGGGGAAAAAGAAGCAGAACCCCCAACACAGCCACACaagcccctctcccagccccacttcctcccctAAGGAGGCCCAGACCCGGAAGTTTCTCCACTGTGGGTCCCCTTTACAGCACGCTGGGCTGCACCCAGTCTTGCCGGTGCCCTCTCAGCTGGTGTAGGGTGAGGCTGGCGTCTGAGGAGGGGCCATTCTCTGAGTATTTAACAAGTTATCTGAGCCCTCAGATCATGTTAGCAGCCAGTGCACTACCAGGGCTAGGCAAGGACAGAGCCACACCTGGGACATCTCCATCTGGCTTGGGGTTACCTCTATCCAGGAACTCTTGGCTTCTCAACATATCTGTCAGCACCTGGTTTGTAAGCTGCTCATCCCTGCCCGGCCACAATGGGATTCGACCCTGTCATGTGGGACAGATCAGACAGGGCCCTGTTAAAGCTAAATGGGGCCAGGATCCACTGTAACATTGGGGACCTCTGACAGAGCAGCCCCtcacctgcagccctgcccacacagcctctgcttcccagcccccctcctcagtGCCCCCCAGCAATGAAGCACAGCCATCACAAGCtcatcccagccagcagctggccaGCTGTGCAGGGCCCCAGCTGCCCAACCTCTGACTCAGTGTTGAGTGTGAGCTTCCCCTGACTTTGTGGCCCAGATTCTGAAGATGGTGCATAAAGTGCTGGGATGAGACCGAGATCTGTCCCCGCAGGGAGCTGCCCGGTTACTCTACAAGCTAGCTCTCTGCTTGGCTTGGGGATAGGTTCTGACTTTATCTGTATCACTTATGCCTGCTCCTATGACTCTGCTGCTAGGGGAAGGGGACGTTCCTTGCCCTATCATGTCCCTGTGCCACTGCTCTGCACCTGGAGGGCAGCAATCAGCAGCTGGAATCCCGGATTCACCTGAGCTTCAGGATGATGGCTCCCACTTCCTTCAAAAGCCTCTGAcgtctctttctttttctcccagCTCTGGTTCTTCAGCACCTGGAAAACAGGCCCGGGAGACCTCATTGTGCTGTGTGTAACCACCACAGGGACCATGCTGTCCATGGGGTGCAGCAAGCCAAGTCCTAGGTGAGGCCACCATCCATAGCGCTTCCAGCGTctgctgcctgcacagctctggaGATCCTAACCCCCTCCAGGCGACAAACTCTCCCCAGTCTCTGGCTAACTCCTGCTGCCCTCTTGGCCCTGAGGAGAAACAAGAGACACCTGGGGATGCTTACACTCAGGTTTACAAGACAAGAGCTTTATTTCTGTTCAGACTTAGGCCCAGAGTGTTACAGCCACGTAACCCATGCCCACCCATCTGCATACATACAGCCACCTGGCGTACACACATAGCTAGGCATACACTGTGCTACCAGCAGAATGGTGCATCTACCTATGCTGCATCCACCCCTAGAACCTAGTAACCTAGATAGCCCAGAGTCCCACACCACTGGCCTGGCACATGGCTCTCTTCCCAGAAGGTAGATCAGAACATTATTATGTTGCTGTCTGGATGGGTGATCTTCCTCCATTCCGGAATGCACTGcgtgctgctgcccctgctgaagcactgtgggacagctgcccagatTTTCCCTGAATGCACTAGTACAAGCAGGGGCAGTAGCTGaggataatagaatcatagaatcgtaggactggaagggacctcgggagatcgtctagtccagtcccctgcacacatggcaggactaaggattatctagaccatccctgacaggtgtttaacctgctcttaaaaacctccagagattccacaacttccctaggcaatttattccagtgcttaaccaccctgatagttaggaagtttttcctaatatccaacctaaacctcccttgcttctTTATttcaagcccattgcttcttgtcctatcctcagaggttaaggagaacaattgttctccctccttgtaacaaccttttatgtactggaaaactgttatcatgtcctctctcagtcgtctcttttccagacttcacaaacccaattttttcaatcttccctcataggtcatgttttctggacatttgatcatttttattgctctcctctggactttctccaatttgtccacatctttcctgaaatgtggtgcccagaactggacacaatactccagttgaggcctaatcagcacggagtagagcagaagaaataCTTCCCCTGTCATGCTTACATCACttctgctaatacagcccagaatgatgttcactttttttgcaacagtgttacactgttgactcatatttagcttgtgatccgctatgacccccagatccctttctgcagtactccttcctaggcagtcatttcccattttgtgcgtgcagctgattgttccttcctaagtggagtactttgcatttgtccgtattgaatttcatcctatttacttcagaccatttctccagtttgtccagatcattttgaattttaatcgtatcctccaaagcacttacaacccctcccagcttggtatcatccacaaacttttaaagtgtactctctatgccattatctaaatcactggcTGAGACACGGTTGTGCTGTGAAGAATGGTGCACAGCTCTGGCTAGCCAGCTCGGGCACGAGTGTCCCAGCTGTGTACAGCTAGATGTGCAGTGCATCTGCTTCTCCCACCTGCAGGTCCCTCAGCACTCTCCTCAGCTGGCTGATCACACTCTCCTGCACTGTTcggctgctgctggagaggagCTGGGCCCTCAGCTCTCGGATCTCTGCCCTCTGCCTCCAAACTGCTTTGGCAGGATCCCAGTGGGTTGGTGAGACCTTCTTGGCCAGTCCCCTCACCTGCTCAGCCAGCGAAAGGGCTGACAGGATCTCTTCTCCAGAGGCATCTACAAGACCAGAGAGCATTCAGCCACGAGGGCTGCTGGAGCAAGAGTCAATGTCATACACTTAGAGACTAGAGGGAGCAGAGGCCAGGGAGGCAGGaaagagggcagtgggaggatggggggaggggaatttgcTGAAATAATCAGTCCAGTTAGCCATGCCTGAGGGCATGAATTACAGCAGCAATCCCTGCAGACCAACATGAAGTCACTCTGCCCAGGCTGGCCATGCAGGGACTGGAAGCAACAGCAGGTGAGAGCTCTGGGCAGTCTTTCAGACACTGGTTCCCAGCTAACAAGCTGGCACcatgctctgagcagcagggaaACTTCCTGCCCTCCCAGTGGGAATGTCAGACCATGGCCAACTTCTGGGGAAAAGATTGGAGAGATCACAGGCCAAGGACTGGGGAATCTATCTGGGATCACCAGGAAATGGGGCCCAGGGACCAACACGGGACAGGACTCTcagatgttgggggagggggctctgtggttGCTGCATGTGAATGCAAAAGCTCCCCTCACTCAGGACCCGGCATGACAGCACATCAGGTGCACCCGGGATGGCAGAGATGAGCTGCCACGGCACAGACAGGTGCCTGGCGAGCAGACCGATGGGAAGCCCTGAAACAAACTCTCTGCCTTTACTTTGCAGAGCATCTTTCACCCTCGCTGCCTGGATGGTCTCTGCAGCTACTACATTACAGTGAAAAGGGGACAGCCACTGGGGGGCAGTGCTTCTGTCCTGCCAAGGGCTGAGATGAGCACAGAGCTGCAGGGAGtctgctgcagaggagaaggctctcgcacctgcaggggtggggctgcacGATGGGGCCCCCAAAGCCAGAGCTAGATGAGTGCAGGAATGGCAGTGCAGAGACACAGGGAGGcctgtggagggagggagaaaggaagcaacCATTACCCAGGCAAACCCCTGGGCATCTTTCAGTGCATGGCAGAGTCAGACGAACACATTGGCCTTTGGAGCTGCTGGCACTAATCCCCTCCActcagagcagccctggggccaACAGTTAGCCCCACCCCATGCTGCGCAGCCCACTAGGCGGTAACCCCCTCTGTCCAGAGCAGTGCAAGGGGACAGGGAACGTTAATCCCATGCCCTTCTCTCCTTTCCTGACTGGCCTCTAGCTGTAGGATCACAGAACAGGCCAGCATGGCTCCTTCCTGCTCCACCCAGAGTCAGGTGCTCGCTGTAAATCTGCTGCCTCTGGACTGGGCTGTAACCCCAGCTGCAGGCATGTCCTGGCTGTGCCCTCAGGGAGTCTGGCCAGCAGATGGGGTGATTCTGCTAACTGAGCGTGGGTGTTCCAGGGtctgcccagcagggggcagactCAGCACCAGGGCATGGACCCCAGACAccaacccctgccctggggcGGAGTGGGTGTGTTGGGCAGTAAGGGGGCAAGTACCTGGCAGGGTCAAACACAGCAGCAGGAACGTGAGGTTGTTTCCTTTTAGCGTCTGCTTGAGAATCCAGGGGAGGAATCCTGCATCGTCTGGGAGCTCACCAGGAGCCAGAGCTCGGAGCAGGGGTGAGAAACTGCAGACACAGGACACTGGGTGTGAGAGCCCCACAGGGGGGAGGGCACAGAGACATAACAGCACACCAttataatcattattattattaattaatatggGGCTCAAAGTATAAGGCCAAGGGCCCAGCACATAGGCGCCCAGGCTGGGTGGGGCTGGACTATCTCCAGTGCTAGGTGCTGCTGAGGAAAGGTGGGTGAAACTCTTGGCTGTTTGGGCACCATGGCCTGTGAGGgaatcccttcctgcccccagctaGTGACCAGGCAGGCTCTGTACAGCACTtggcacaatgaggtcctgatcctGGCCAGGGCTTTTGAGTGCTATGGCCATGCATATAAATAATAGTGAAGCAGGGGGACTGTGAGCCCTGGctgccattgctgctgctgctcatataCCAACCTTAGCCTCTTTTCAAACATATGGAACTATTGGCCTCAttatcctgcagcagtgagttccgcaGGACCCATTGACCATGGACAAGCCATGGGCTGATGCCCTGGAGAAGCAACTTGGAGCTGCATGTCATTTCCCCACCACCATCCCGTACGTACGGCTCCACACAGGGCCCGGCCCCTCGGGGGAACTCCAAAATCCTGACAGCCGAGCGTTGGCACCTGCagccctccagctcctgctccacaGTGAGGGTGAACAGGCTGGCGCACCTGGGGAAGGCAGGAGGGTGAGGGCATGTGTGGGGGGCAGCTGCTCACCTTCCCAGGAACCCGGGGGCAACAGGCTGTGACAAGCGGAAGGGCCCCTTCCTTTGCACGCTCCCTGGGTGATGGGTTGTGGCTAAGCTGCTCACGCAGCAGGACATAGCTGAGTCAGTCCTGCTGCTGTCATGGCAATTGAGCAAGTTACCACAATTTCCCCTCTAGGTACACGCCTTGGGAGCTCGGCATGAAGACACCGTGGCTTGTGGCTGCTTCCGATGGAGGTGCCTTGGAGTTTCTCTGTCCAGGGGGGTGCAGGATCTACTGCCCCAGGGCTGAATCCAGCTCCCAGGGGCCAGAGGGCCAGTGCTCAGATCTTGCCAGCAGCTTCTCTACCTTCTCCCGTCCTGGGCTTTGGGAAAGCCCCTTTGGTCCCATTTCCAGTCCCCTTCTTCTGCACGCACAGCCCttcaagccctggctggggagccctcgggatctggccctgagctctCTGAGATGGCAGCTAGCCAACCCACTGTGCTCTGGAAGTTCACCCAGCTAAGCAGGGCCAGGTCTGCTTGGGAAGTGGATAGGAGATGGCCAAGGAGCAAGCAGAGTCCCATACAGAAGATGTGCAGTAGCagtcctagggccaccccccccTCCAACCACTACACACACCCCGGGGTGCCCTCCCCTTGCCCTGATCCTTACGTGTCTGCATGCCGCTCCCCCTGGGATTGCTGCGAACACCCTTGGGACAGTGCTGGACTGTTCTCCAGCCCCCTCACATAGAAGTTGTAGGCAGCTGTAGAGTTGGACACAACAATTTCACTTGCCTCTTCCACCATCCTAGAAGCAGAGAGCCAGGAGTAAGAGGCTCTGGGGGAAAGAGCACAGGGAGGGAACCAGCACGAGCCCCCCATGGGGCAGAGCAACCAAACCCTCTGGATCTCTTCCCCTGTCCCCCTCCTACTTTGGCCCTTGCTCTGGAGGGACTAGCTCTGTCACCCCCCATTGCATCAGAGCCTGGCTCCATTCTAGCCCAACCCTAGCCCACAGGATCAGCTCTCACCCCAGCCCAGGGGagggcagtctctgctgccccagAGGAGGAGCAGTTCCTGTGCAGACTGAGAGGCTGGCCTGGGGAGTTCCCAGGTCTTCCCCTGGCTGCGATCACCCTGGGTCCTACCAGACCACATGATGAGCAGAGCTCGGGGCCACAGGCTTGTGGAGTCAACACGTTCTCCAACATCAGAGATACCAAACCCCTCTTCCCTCTTGCAGCTCATCACCCAGGcctttcctcccaccctctgccctagcTAAGGACagggtgccccctccccccccaatcctCCCAGGCTCAGGCACcattcccagagcagagcagctgctcAGTGGCCTTTGGGGCGCCTTGTTCCTCAGCTTCAGGCAACTTGGGGATGGAGCCCAGCCTCCTTCCACTGCCGCCTTAGTGCCTCAGTCACACTGTAACAGGaagcctccccatccccccccctccagatgcCACCAGCCAAGCTGCTTTCTGCCTGCCCAGAGTCGGGCTTTGCTGGGTGGTACCGTCAATGGGAGTGACCTCAGAGCACCACAATGTCCCCTGGCTGCATGGTTATGGCATGCCCCCCctgctgccagcagctgggaatgggcctctcccagccagcccccagcccatcccctcTCCACTGGCCTCTATCCAGCTGCAGGCTTGTCCCTGACTAAATGAAGTGCTTTAGAAACAGAAAGATTCAAAGCCCCTGGGTGAGGAAGAGACAGTGTctgggtgctgggtggggttCCTTCCAGTTCTGCAGTGCACCCCTACTTTCCTgcattcccacccccagctctgcagtgcaCCCCAATCCTAAGCCACTGTTCTCCCCACCCTGTCTCTTCCTGGGCTCATAACAACTCTGCCAAAGGTGCCCAGTCCTGGCCTGCTCCATCCCCCACTCTCCTGGTCCTGCCCTCCCACCTCCAATGCTCAGTCCTGAGCACTATTCCCTATTCCAGTCCTGACCACACACCCCACAGTTCTGCCGTGGCACCCCAAGCCCAAACTCCACATGCTCTGGCCAAGGGCAGCATGTAGCTTTCAGAGATGTTGTTGAAACCATCCCGACACTGTGTTCTTAGCCCCTCTATCACCCAACTTGGTGCTGGGGACTGGAAGCCTCTTGCTAATGCCCTGGGAGAAGCAGGAATGAGGGATCAGGTACATACAGACCCAGCGGGGGGACATCGAGCACGTGCAGGGCTTGATTTCTGGGGGTGAGCAGGTCCCAGGCGTTTCCATCTGCACAAAGCTATAACGAGCAGCATTAGTACTGAGCAGGGGCCACCCTGGGCATGGAGCAGAGCTGGCACTGGGCTGTCTGGGTGGGGAGTGCCCCATGGCGAGGGGGCAGGAGCCCAAGGGGGTGCTGGGAGAACACACCATGGGCTGGGTGGTTTCACACAGGGCTCCTGGATTATGGGGCTATTTTAACAATGAGGATTGCCTGTGATGCAGGGAGCCAGCCACATGACTCCAGTGAGCCCTGGTGCAGAGGCCTTGGACCAGCTCTATGCCCAGGCGGGATCTCACCCTTGACAGACTATATGTGGTGAGCTGTAAAGCAGCTGAACTGGGAGCCTCCCCCTTCCCGGTGGGCTGGCTCTCCATGGGGCACATGCAGGGATGTGAAAGGAAATTGACGGGAACTAGAGTTCGGTCAGCATTGAAAGCTTGTATCCTGCCCAGCATCACAATGTCACTGAGGGTCTCGGGGGCAGCACTGCCGGGGTTTGTGTGTAACtgggtggggctgtggctggggactGCATGTGTCTCCAGCAGGTGCACTGAAAACCTGTGGCATCCCAATAATGTGGGGTGGCCAGGGGCAGAGTGGAAGAGCTGGACACATCTGAGGCCTGACCCACATCCCCACTGAAGTTAGTAATTCAccatgctttggatcaggcccttggaggggggtggggtctgtATTGTTATCAGAAGTCCTGGCTACACTTCTCCTCTCTCATTAGAACACCCTTGGTAAACTGCCTCTGCTCTGACGTCACGGAGACCCTGCTACGTTTTCGCTGTGAGCCTTGGCTGATAAAATATGGTTCCTGCCTTTCCCGGATTTCTCCCCTTCTGCTGGCTGTGAGAGTGGGAAATGAGATTGTTTCCCTTGGGAAAACACCAGAagccctctcccttccattatGGCAAGGAATGACGGGCAGTTAATCAGCTGTCTGTCTGAGCTCCTGGCCTTGGACTGTGCTGCCCACGCAGATCCGATTGCAGGACCAGGACTCTGCAGAGAGGTAGGGGTTCACCCACACGGATCCGATTGCAGGATCAATGTCATAGTTCCTTCCTCCAGGGAATGGGGGAGGAAGTTAATACAGAAGCAGCCTGCCCACGCTCCTTTTCATAAAGGAACATTCCTGGGAGCCTCTctgaatggaaatatttgtcaTGGTTCTTTGCTATTGACATACACAGGGATCCATGCCAACTGTTCTGAAGGGAAGGTTGTTAGGCAGCTGGCTGTCCAGGGTGTACCAGGGATAATAGTATTATTGCAAACCCAAAGAGCTAACCACTCCACAGCCCCATCTGGAGGCATGGCCCAGCCTCAGGTGCTGGCTCCAGGGCACAGCAGGTTGTACCCCGCCATTcctttgcttctttttctttgtttcctctttctgATGTTTAAATTCAAGGCAGAAACCTGCCTTGAGGCAGCATCGTCAGGGGGCATTCAGACCCAGGAGAGCCAGGCAGGGGATGGTTCCTATGCACCAGGCTGGCTCCCGCACCCACAGATTGGGGTTCAGAGCCTGCTGAGGGCAGCAGAAAAACCTGCAGGCTCCACTTCAGAGCCTGCTGAGGCCAGGGTGGGCTCGGTGCCGCCTGGACAGTGGAGGTTTGTTCtggagctgctgggagcaggctctgccccagctgactctggctcaggCCCATGGGACTTCACAGCACCCAAGAATGGGTGGAGCAAAAAGGGAatctggccccacccccttgATGCCCTTCTTCCAGCCCTGTGGCACCACATCATCCCCCTCATGCTGGGGgtttccccagccagcttccAGCCTCTTTATACCAGTGGGACCCACTGACAGGAGTGGACTCTGCACACTGTGTGTTTTGTTATTTGTTAGGCTGTTCAgagacacagggcctgatcctggccttgctgggtcacTGACACCCATGCCAAGTGAGTTTAAATGAGATGTACCCCATTTCCATTCTGCTCCAGCCTCATACCCACCCACTCTGCACAGGTCTCACTGACAgcaccaggggtggggcagagcagggggcaatCCACCCCCTTGGGGAAGCTACCCACAGGCAGTGAGGGTGGGCAGTGGAAGGCAGAGCCATACGGGTAACACAGGgaaaagagagggaaggaaaagccATCCTGGCTGCCGCTCAGGGCAGCAGCCCCTGGGGACGTCCCAGCTTCCCCACACTCAACAATCCCCTGATCCTGTAGTACATTTGCCCTGCTCCGCCAATTCCCCGATTTGGGGCTCAGACTCaggcattgggggaggggggttgctcTGCAGACTGGCAGGACTCacaggggctccagctgggaaggTAATGGCGAAGAGTGCCCAGGGGGTGTGAGAGtccagccagggggcagcacAGATGGCAGCTCCAGGGCCCCACCTCATGCAATGGGAGATGCTGCTCTAATGAGGGTTATAAAATCATTCCCTGATggcccaggctgggggatgggcagCCAGCCTGGGGCACACACCAGCCAGTCCACCAGCGATGGATCTCCTGCACTCCATCTTACCTGGACAAAGCTGACAGTTTGCAGATGCTCCCCGCCATCCCCTGGGGGCTTTGGCTCCTGGAAGAAGATTTCTATcacctgggggaaggggtggaactgcTCAGAGGCCTGTGCTTTGCTCACCAGCTCCCTGGAATTTGTGGCCCGGGGGCTTCTTCTGCAGCTGGGATCTGTCCTGCCTTCAGATAGCTGGGGGAGCTCCTGTCAATTTCAGGGTCTGTCTCATCAGTTTATGGAAGAGCGGGATTGGGACTTTTGGGTGAGCTGAGAGCTCAGGGCCACCCCCTGCCACCTGAGCAGCAGCCTCCCCAGTGGATCGCT
The nucleotide sequence above comes from Chelonia mydas isolate rCheMyd1 chromosome 8, rCheMyd1.pri.v2, whole genome shotgun sequence. Encoded proteins:
- the LOC102930340 gene encoding kinesin-like protein KIF14 isoform X3, which gives rise to MFSELVRPLLAMVPLGYSVSLLLWEAHHAGTEPQPQGTGQHHSIIQQVIEIFFQEPKPPGDGGEHLQTVSFVQLCADGNAWDLLTPRNQALHVLDVPPLGLMVEEASEIVVSNSTAAYNFYVRGLENSPALSQGCSQQSQGERHADTCASLFTLTVEQELEGCRCQRSAVRILEFPRGAGPCVEPFSPLLRALAPGELPDDAGFLPWILKQTLKGNNLTFLLLCLTLPDASGEEILSALSLAEQVRGLAKKVSPTHWDPAKAVWRQRAEIRELRAQLLSSSSRTVQESVISQLRRVLRDLQVLKNQSWEKKKETSEAFEGSGSHHPEAQGRIPLWPGRDEQLTNQVLTDMLRSQEFLDRGFVPLCNDKGGEAATSSPEWFGRISPSMGAVTGEKPLQSGASRTQEPTCTGSVTGAVGSWASQQHPALELQFAVAKARRQRLREQHQQLIRQELLKLEEELAGNQQLPPAQRDARCWPKEKAVLALQLEALRKEQAEAEKDLEALYQQHRLEVEAQKQHVLQVFRAYRGLSEEQTDALDRRYRKLLQEALQDAISLSAQNQQLRTHRQLDCTERASQTDPHS
- the LOC102930340 gene encoding uncharacterized protein LOC102930340 isoform X2 — encoded protein: MHGNFISLYPYSPALPCKRSSPAGECNTVSAMDAGQAKQEACVQAAVGLRRAAGSGKQESFRVVNEDSSRLIFIDKADKGIQEGCLTFDGIFSLDTGQDEMFSELVRPLLAMVPLGYSVSLLLWEAHHAGTEPQPQGTGQHHSIIQQEPKPPGDGGEHLQTVSFVQLCADGNAWDLLTPRNQALHVLDVPPLGLMVEEASEIVVSNSTAAYNFYVRGLENSPALSQGCSQQSQGERHADTCASLFTLTVEQELEGCRCQRSAVRILEFPRGAGPCVEPFSPLLRALAPGELPDDAGFLPWILKQTLKGNNLTFLLLCLTLPDASGEEILSALSLAEQVRGLAKKVSPTHWDPAKAVWRQRAEIRELRAQLLSSSSRTVQESVISQLRRVLRDLQVLKNQSWEKKKETSEAFEGSGSHHPEAQGRIPLWPGRDEQLTNQVLTDMLRSQEFLDRGFVPLCNDKGGEAATSSPEWFGRISPSMGAVTGEKPLQSGASRTQEPTCTGSVTGAVGSWASQQHPALELQFAVAKARRQRLREQHQQLIRQELLKLEEELAGNQQLPPAQRDARCWPKEKAVLALQLEALRKEQAEAEKDLEALYQQHRLEVEAQKQHVLQVFRAYRGLSEEQTDALDRRYRKLLQEALQDAISLSAQNQQLRTHRQLDCTERASQTDPHS
- the LOC102930340 gene encoding uncharacterized protein LOC102930340 isoform X1, with amino-acid sequence MHGNFISLYPYSPALPCKRSSPAGECNTVSAMDAGQAKQEACVQAAVGLRRAAGSGKQESFRVVNEDSSRLIFIDKADKGIQEGCLTFDGIFSLDTGQDEMFSELVRPLLAMVPLGYSVSLLLWEAHHAGTEPQPQGTGQHHSIIQQVIEIFFQEPKPPGDGGEHLQTVSFVQLCADGNAWDLLTPRNQALHVLDVPPLGLMVEEASEIVVSNSTAAYNFYVRGLENSPALSQGCSQQSQGERHADTCASLFTLTVEQELEGCRCQRSAVRILEFPRGAGPCVEPFSPLLRALAPGELPDDAGFLPWILKQTLKGNNLTFLLLCLTLPDASGEEILSALSLAEQVRGLAKKVSPTHWDPAKAVWRQRAEIRELRAQLLSSSSRTVQESVISQLRRVLRDLQVLKNQSWEKKKETSEAFEGSGSHHPEAQGRIPLWPGRDEQLTNQVLTDMLRSQEFLDRGFVPLCNDKGGEAATSSPEWFGRISPSMGAVTGEKPLQSGASRTQEPTCTGSVTGAVGSWASQQHPALELQFAVAKARRQRLREQHQQLIRQELLKLEEELAGNQQLPPAQRDARCWPKEKAVLALQLEALRKEQAEAEKDLEALYQQHRLEVEAQKQHVLQVFRAYRGLSEEQTDALDRRYRKLLQEALQDAISLSAQNQQLRTHRQLDCTERASQTDPHS